One segment of Brassica napus cultivar Da-Ae chromosome C3, Da-Ae, whole genome shotgun sequence DNA contains the following:
- the LOC106387825 gene encoding long chain base biosynthesis protein 2b isoform X1, producing the protein MITIPYLTAVSTYFSYGLLFAFGQLRDYSRLIFDWCSTNNLQGYAPICLAHEDFYIRRLYHRIQDCFNRPISSAPDSWVDVIERYSNDNNKTLKRTTKSTRCLNLGSYNYLGFGSFDEYCTPRVIESLKKFSASTCSSRVDAGTTSVHAELEECVANYVGKPAAIVTGMGFATNSAIIPVLIGKGGLIISDSLNHTSIVNGARGSGATIRVFQHNTPAHLERVLKEQIAEGQPRTHRPWKKIIVVVEGIYSMEGEICQLPEIVSVCKKYKAYVYLDEAHSIGAIGKTGRGVCELLGVDTADVDIMMGTFTKSFGSCGGYIAGSKDLIQYLKYHCPAHLYATSISTPSAQQIISAIKVILGEDGSNRGAQKLARIRENSNFFRAELQKMGFEVLGDNDSPVMPIMLYNPAKIPAFSRECLRENVAVVVVGFPATPLLLARARICISASHSREDLIKALKVISKAGDLTGIKYFPAAPKKQEEEKDRIKLD; encoded by the exons ATGATTACGATCCCATACCTCACGGCCGTATCCACATACTTCAGCTACGGCTTGCTCTTCGCCTTTGGGCAGCTTCGCGATTACTCCCGCCTTATCTTCGATTGGTGCTCCACCAACAATCTCCAGGGATACGCCCCCATCTGCTTGGCTCACGAGGATTTCTACATCAGACGATTGTATCACCGTATTCAG GATTGTTTTAATCGTCCCATATCAAGTGCTCCTGATTCTTGGGTTGATGTTATCGAGAGGTACTCTAATGACAACAACAAGACCCTCAA GCGAACAACAAAGAGCACAAGGTGCCTCAATTTGGGGTCTTACAATTATCTTGGATTTGGTTCTTTCGATGAGTATTGCACGCCCCGTGTTATTGAGTCCTTGAAGAAGTTTTCAGCAAGTACATGCAGCTCTCGCGTTGATGCAG GGACTACATCTGTGCATGCAGAACTTGAAGAATGTGTTGCCAACTATGTGGGCAAACCTGCTGCTATTGTCACTGGCATGGGCTTCGCAACAAACTCGGCTATCATTCCTGTCTTGATTGGAAAG GGAGGGTTGATAATAAGCGATTCTTTGAACCATACTTCCATTGTAAACGGTGCTCGAGGTTCAGGAGCCACTATCCGCGTTTTCCAACACAACA CACCTGCTCATTTGGAAAGAGTATTGAAAGAACAAATCGCTGAGGGACAACCTAGGACACACAGACCCTGGAAGAaaattattgttgttgttgaggGTATTTACAGCATGGAAGGGGAGATTTGTCAACTTCCCGAGATTGTCTCAGTTTGCAAGAAGTATAAG GCTTATGTTTACTTGGATGAAGCTCACAGTATTGGAGCAATTGGAAAAACAGGCAGGGGTGTTTGCGAACTTCTCGGAGTTGACACAGCTGATGTGGACATAATGATGGGGACTTTTACCAAATCTTTCGGATCTTGTGGTGGCTATATTGCCGGATCCAAG GACCTCATCCAATATTTGAAGTACCATTGCCCGGCTCACCTTTACGCAACATCAATCTCAACTCCTTCAGCGCAACAAATCATATCAGCCATAAAAGTTATCCTTGGAGAGGACGGTTCAAACAGAG GTGCGCAAAAGTTAGCAAGGATAAGGGAGAACAGCAACTTTTTCAGGGCTGAGTTGCAGAAGATGGGATTTGAGGTCCTTGGAGACAATGATTCCCCAGTCATGCCAATAATGCTTTACAATCCAGCAAAAATCCCAGCCTTCTCAAGGGAATGCTTGCGAGAAAAC GTCGCAGTTGTGGTTGTTGGTTTCCCAGCTACACCTCTATTGCTAGCCAGGGCTCGCATTTGCATATCCGCATCTCACTCAAGAGAAGATCTTATCAAAGCTCTAAAG GTTATAAGCAAAGCAGGTGACCTTACCGGAATCAAATATTTTCCGGCAGCACcaaagaagcaagaagaagagaaagatagAATCAAATTGGATTAA
- the LOC106387825 gene encoding long chain base biosynthesis protein 2b isoform X2: MITIPYLTAVSTYFSYGLLFAFGQLRDYSRLIFDWCSTNNLQGYAPICLAHEDFYIRRLYHRIQDCFNRPISSAPDSWVDVIERRTTKSTRCLNLGSYNYLGFGSFDEYCTPRVIESLKKFSASTCSSRVDAGTTSVHAELEECVANYVGKPAAIVTGMGFATNSAIIPVLIGKGGLIISDSLNHTSIVNGARGSGATIRVFQHNTPAHLERVLKEQIAEGQPRTHRPWKKIIVVVEGIYSMEGEICQLPEIVSVCKKYKAYVYLDEAHSIGAIGKTGRGVCELLGVDTADVDIMMGTFTKSFGSCGGYIAGSKDLIQYLKYHCPAHLYATSISTPSAQQIISAIKVILGEDGSNRGAQKLARIRENSNFFRAELQKMGFEVLGDNDSPVMPIMLYNPAKIPAFSRECLRENVAVVVVGFPATPLLLARARICISASHSREDLIKALKVISKAGDLTGIKYFPAAPKKQEEEKDRIKLD, translated from the exons ATGATTACGATCCCATACCTCACGGCCGTATCCACATACTTCAGCTACGGCTTGCTCTTCGCCTTTGGGCAGCTTCGCGATTACTCCCGCCTTATCTTCGATTGGTGCTCCACCAACAATCTCCAGGGATACGCCCCCATCTGCTTGGCTCACGAGGATTTCTACATCAGACGATTGTATCACCGTATTCAG GATTGTTTTAATCGTCCCATATCAAGTGCTCCTGATTCTTGGGTTGATGTTATCGAGAG GCGAACAACAAAGAGCACAAGGTGCCTCAATTTGGGGTCTTACAATTATCTTGGATTTGGTTCTTTCGATGAGTATTGCACGCCCCGTGTTATTGAGTCCTTGAAGAAGTTTTCAGCAAGTACATGCAGCTCTCGCGTTGATGCAG GGACTACATCTGTGCATGCAGAACTTGAAGAATGTGTTGCCAACTATGTGGGCAAACCTGCTGCTATTGTCACTGGCATGGGCTTCGCAACAAACTCGGCTATCATTCCTGTCTTGATTGGAAAG GGAGGGTTGATAATAAGCGATTCTTTGAACCATACTTCCATTGTAAACGGTGCTCGAGGTTCAGGAGCCACTATCCGCGTTTTCCAACACAACA CACCTGCTCATTTGGAAAGAGTATTGAAAGAACAAATCGCTGAGGGACAACCTAGGACACACAGACCCTGGAAGAaaattattgttgttgttgaggGTATTTACAGCATGGAAGGGGAGATTTGTCAACTTCCCGAGATTGTCTCAGTTTGCAAGAAGTATAAG GCTTATGTTTACTTGGATGAAGCTCACAGTATTGGAGCAATTGGAAAAACAGGCAGGGGTGTTTGCGAACTTCTCGGAGTTGACACAGCTGATGTGGACATAATGATGGGGACTTTTACCAAATCTTTCGGATCTTGTGGTGGCTATATTGCCGGATCCAAG GACCTCATCCAATATTTGAAGTACCATTGCCCGGCTCACCTTTACGCAACATCAATCTCAACTCCTTCAGCGCAACAAATCATATCAGCCATAAAAGTTATCCTTGGAGAGGACGGTTCAAACAGAG GTGCGCAAAAGTTAGCAAGGATAAGGGAGAACAGCAACTTTTTCAGGGCTGAGTTGCAGAAGATGGGATTTGAGGTCCTTGGAGACAATGATTCCCCAGTCATGCCAATAATGCTTTACAATCCAGCAAAAATCCCAGCCTTCTCAAGGGAATGCTTGCGAGAAAAC GTCGCAGTTGTGGTTGTTGGTTTCCCAGCTACACCTCTATTGCTAGCCAGGGCTCGCATTTGCATATCCGCATCTCACTCAAGAGAAGATCTTATCAAAGCTCTAAAG GTTATAAGCAAAGCAGGTGACCTTACCGGAATCAAATATTTTCCGGCAGCACcaaagaagcaagaagaagagaaagatagAATCAAATTGGATTAA
- the LOC106387825 gene encoding long chain base biosynthesis protein 2b isoform X3 gives MGFATNSAIIPVLIGKGGLIISDSLNHTSIVNGARGSGATIRVFQHNTPAHLERVLKEQIAEGQPRTHRPWKKIIVVVEGIYSMEGEICQLPEIVSVCKKYKAYVYLDEAHSIGAIGKTGRGVCELLGVDTADVDIMMGTFTKSFGSCGGYIAGSKDLIQYLKYHCPAHLYATSISTPSAQQIISAIKVILGEDGSNRGAQKLARIRENSNFFRAELQKMGFEVLGDNDSPVMPIMLYNPAKIPAFSRECLRENVAVVVVGFPATPLLLARARICISASHSREDLIKALKVISKAGDLTGIKYFPAAPKKQEEEKDRIKLD, from the exons ATGGGCTTCGCAACAAACTCGGCTATCATTCCTGTCTTGATTGGAAAG GGAGGGTTGATAATAAGCGATTCTTTGAACCATACTTCCATTGTAAACGGTGCTCGAGGTTCAGGAGCCACTATCCGCGTTTTCCAACACAACA CACCTGCTCATTTGGAAAGAGTATTGAAAGAACAAATCGCTGAGGGACAACCTAGGACACACAGACCCTGGAAGAaaattattgttgttgttgaggGTATTTACAGCATGGAAGGGGAGATTTGTCAACTTCCCGAGATTGTCTCAGTTTGCAAGAAGTATAAG GCTTATGTTTACTTGGATGAAGCTCACAGTATTGGAGCAATTGGAAAAACAGGCAGGGGTGTTTGCGAACTTCTCGGAGTTGACACAGCTGATGTGGACATAATGATGGGGACTTTTACCAAATCTTTCGGATCTTGTGGTGGCTATATTGCCGGATCCAAG GACCTCATCCAATATTTGAAGTACCATTGCCCGGCTCACCTTTACGCAACATCAATCTCAACTCCTTCAGCGCAACAAATCATATCAGCCATAAAAGTTATCCTTGGAGAGGACGGTTCAAACAGAG GTGCGCAAAAGTTAGCAAGGATAAGGGAGAACAGCAACTTTTTCAGGGCTGAGTTGCAGAAGATGGGATTTGAGGTCCTTGGAGACAATGATTCCCCAGTCATGCCAATAATGCTTTACAATCCAGCAAAAATCCCAGCCTTCTCAAGGGAATGCTTGCGAGAAAAC GTCGCAGTTGTGGTTGTTGGTTTCCCAGCTACACCTCTATTGCTAGCCAGGGCTCGCATTTGCATATCCGCATCTCACTCAAGAGAAGATCTTATCAAAGCTCTAAAG GTTATAAGCAAAGCAGGTGACCTTACCGGAATCAAATATTTTCCGGCAGCACcaaagaagcaagaagaagagaaagatagAATCAAATTGGATTAA